A region of Panicum virgatum strain AP13 chromosome 8N, P.virgatum_v5, whole genome shotgun sequence DNA encodes the following proteins:
- the LOC120686566 gene encoding putative UPF0481 protein At3g02645 — MAQSPEQQQHAQQEAARARFVRAAAAQAGAQLDEEARWLCRVRETLEQASAEALGAAARVFDVPRALRDTKPDAYTPQHFALGPYHQGRPHLKDMERYKLAAAKRAERLFAGGRRVGHLVLRFIDLQGQIRGPYHRFLELSDETLAWMMAIDTCFLLDFLEGYDRRGEATDMVSSATNWINATVRDAMMLENQLPLSLFARNLQLRYDSDAASPEQAATDALHAVLDRFIKDVSPIKICANMAIADFTKQAHLLELLYHFLVPDADGDDDHTSGGKDTPPPELEDDPEKQQLPEPDAAEYGKLKKAWLKLSGLRVFKSLISRPAGLVSSLSGQLARKAPVVAGVLPVIGKLVPSVDVQARLQSVNLGHIGAATSPLAQEIKIPSVAQLAACGVRFAPAPEGIAGIAFDEATATLSLPVVTLDGNTEVVLRNLVAYEAVAVRGPLVLARWTELMNGVVVSAKDVKILRQSGVVVNRMKSNREAAAMWNGMCRAARLSRVPRLDRVIRAVNAHRNRTASVRAGKMLRKYVFRSWKVLTLLASVLLLLMTALETFCSAYPCQSSWFGGLLDLPKRP, encoded by the exons ATGGCGCAGTcgccggagcagcagcagcatgcgcagcaggaggcggcgcgggcgcggttcgtgcgggcggcggcggcgcaggccggCGCGCAGTTGGACGAGGAGGCGCGGTGGCTGTGCCGCGTGCGGGAGACCCTGGAACAGGCGTCGGCGGAGGcgctgggcgcggcggcgcgggtgttCGACGTCCCGCGCGCGCTGCGGGACACCAAGCCCGACGCCTACACCCCGCAGCACTTCGCGCTGGGCCCCTACCACCAGGGCCGCCCCCACCTCAAGGACATGGAGCGCTacaagctcgccgccgccaagcgCGCCGAGCGGCtcttcgccggcggccgccgcgtcggccaCCTCGTCCTGCGCTTCATCGACCTCCAGGGCCAGATCCGGGGGCCCTACCACAG GTTCCTGGAGCTGAGCGACGAGACGCTGGCGTGGATGATGGCCATCGACACCTGCTTCCTGCTGGACTTCCTGGAGGGCTACGACCGCCGCGGCGAGGCCACGGACATGGTGTCGTCGGCGACCAACTGGATCAACGCCACCGTGCGCGACGCCATGATGCTCGAGAACCAGCTCCCGCTCTCCCTCTTCGCGCGGAACCTACAGCTCCGCTACGACAGCGACGCCGCCTCCCCGGAGCAGGCCGCCACCGACGCGCTGCACGCCGTCCTGGACCGCTTCATCAAGGACGTGTCCCCCATCAAGATCTGCGCCAACATGGCCATCGCCGACTTCACCAAGCAGGCGCACCTGCTCGAGCTCCTCTACCACTTCCTCGTCCCGGACGCCGACGGGGACGACGACCACACCAGCGGCGGCAAGGatacgccgccgccggaactgGAGGACGACCCGGAGAAGCAGCAGCTGCCGGAGCCGGATGCGGCGGAGTACGGCAAGCTGAAGAAGGCGTGGCTGAAGCTGTCCGGCCTGCGGGTCTTCAAGAGCCTCATCTCGCGGCCGGCGGGCCTGGTGTCGAGCCTCTCCGGGCAGCTGGCGCGCAAGGCGCCGGTGGTGGCCGGGGTGCTCCCGGTGATCGGCAAGCTGGTGCCCTCGGTGGACGTGCAGGCTCGTCTCCAGAGCGTGAACCTGGGCCACAtcggcgccgccacctcgccgctggCGCAGGAGATCAAGATCCCGTCAGTGGCGCAGCTGGCGGCGTGCGGCGTACGGTTCGCGCCGGCGCCCGAGGGCATCGCGGGGATCGCCTTCGACGAGGCCACCGCGACGCTGAGCCTCCCCGTGGTGACCCTCGACGGCAACACGGAGGTGGTGCTGCGCAACCTGGTGGCCTACGAGGCCGTCGCCGTGCGGGGCCCGCTAGTGCTGGCGCGGTGGACGGAGCTGATGAACGGCGTGGTGGTGTCGGCCAAGGACGTGAAGATCCTGCGGCAGAGCGGCGTGGTGGTGAACCGGATGAAGAGCAACCGGGAGGCAGCCGCCATGTGGAACGGGATGtgccgggcggcgcggctcagCCGGGTGCCGCGGCTCGACAGGGTGATCCGGGCCGTGAACGCGCACCGCAACCGGACGGCGTCGGTGCGGGCGGGGAAGATGCTCAGGAAGTACGTGTTCAGGTCGTGGAAGGTGCTCACGCTGCTCGCATccgtcctgctgctgctcatgaCGGCGCTCGAGACCTTCTGCTCGGCCTACCCGTGCCAGAGCAGCTGGTTCGGAGGATTGCTGGACCTGCCCAAGCGTCCCTGA
- the LOC120684786 gene encoding uncharacterized protein LOC120684786 — MTTAALVYDVAVEAHYADRVMRQFGRRQSFPVSSALDRVQRHDHSLSRAGHPFSTMWVTRLQLWVAAWDDADEQLAEDTGPHTEPSFRAYLTWYEPKTRCRLMYVDMHPQPHVATSQDRYARHRDEALAGAFEACKLLELDCSLNVMRIHGGSTISVPAQLEAWTTQRDRARGMLQAFGTRTEYEDSYGSSQASTSVPCGSAWQQPPLYHRQAEGMV, encoded by the exons atgactactgcagctttggtgtacgacgttgcaGTTGAGGCCCACTACGCGGATAGAGTCATGAGACAGTTCGGTCGACGCCAGTCTTTCCCTGTGTCTTCAGCGTTGGATCGTGttcagcgccacgatcatag tttatcaagggctgggcatcctttctcgacaatgtgggtcactagattacaactatgggtggctgcgtgggatgatgcAGATGAGCAGTTAGCTGAGGATACCGGTCCACACACTGAGCCTTCGTTTCGGGCGTACCTGACCTGGTACGAACCGAAGACTCGTTGCCGTTTGATGTATGttgacatgcatccacagccgcatgttgcgacttcgcaggatcgctatgcacgacacagggatgaggcattagctggggcg TTCGAGGCATGCAAGctgcttgaattagattgctcactgaatgtaatgaGGATTCATGGCGGGTCTACGATTAGTGTGCCGGCAcaactcgaggcctggaccACTCAACGTGATAGAGCCCGTGGTATGCTTCAGGCCTTTGGTACGCGGACGGAGTACGAGGATTCCTACGGATCGTCGCAAGCGTCGACGTCGGTTCCTTGTGGTTCCGCATGGCAGCAGCCTCCCTTATACCACCGACAGGCAGAAGgtatggtgtga